In Streptomyces sp. NBC_01717, one DNA window encodes the following:
- a CDS encoding glycosyl hydrolase 115 family protein produces the protein MDKHFPQHASRRSILGLGLGLTALTATPLGSLLGLSSEALAAAPGAAGLPTDPGAYISFTPRSGSFPLFRAGTAAPVLVSDRDHAGVVRVAGDLQADIERVTGVRPVLSRGATPKGREIVIVGTIGRSPLIDGLIAAGKLNVSGIKGKWETSLQTVVEKPLPGVDRAFVIAGSDQRGTIYGTYDVSRGIGVSPWYWWDDVTPVHRDGLYVLPGRHTQGTPAVKYRGFFINDENPALGTWAPAFFGPGKAPGFEGGFNADFYAKIFEVMLRLKANYLWPAVWGRAFAEDDPKNHATAKAYGVVMGTSHEAPMMRGIEEWNRHAVAAVRDGAGNITTPGHDPYGGTGEWSFRRNAEAIKAYWADGIRRMKDEDFEGVVTLGMRGNGDVSLPDGDGIELMTEIIATQRQILAEVSGKDVTTIPQVWTLYKEVQHYWDRGLRVPDDVTVVLTDDNWANIRKLPDLKNDAREGGYGLYYHFDYVGVGRNYKWVDTASLPNMWDQLHQSVAYGNHGLWVTNVGDLKGNELPTQFFLEYAWNPDRWTLDRLPEWEEQYARQNFGEQQAEDIAEVLRRYAQLQSRRKPELLNRKITLDPAKDPAKDASAIIYDDQATPFSLTDYREMERVTEEWQRLGADAERISRKLPASVQDAWYELVGYEVQATANLYALREAEFKNLHYAAQGRALTNDLAAAAEARLADDLALADRFNTKVADGKWQGFQTQPHIDYGDVARYGPNAPWQQPELNNVAIKDVLFPAVKRIDLPAGAEMGVAVDGSDKWWPEESTPAVLPAFSPYQSQAAQYIEVFNRGAAPFDYRIRTGASWLVADRVRGRVDKQDRITFRVDWSRAPKGVTEVPITVSGPDGRQVVVQAVIDHPKERRSQLEGFVEANGYVSIEADHYSRSVGAGGIAWQRIPGIGRTGAGMEPFPVTAARQSPGGAGPRLEYRVSLFTTGPVTVHAYLSPRNNALASDGLTYAVSFDDDAPQSVNVTAVTGSDDGTMNVQWARNTSDNVNRTSTVHHIGRAGVHVLKFWMVDPTVVLQNLVVDTGGLKPSYLGPQESLRLK, from the coding sequence ATGGACAAGCACTTCCCGCAACATGCGAGCCGCAGATCGATTCTGGGGCTCGGCCTGGGGCTCACCGCCCTGACAGCAACACCTCTCGGCTCGCTGCTCGGTCTCTCGTCGGAGGCCCTGGCCGCCGCACCGGGCGCGGCCGGACTGCCGACCGACCCCGGCGCGTACATCTCCTTCACGCCCCGCTCCGGCAGCTTCCCGCTCTTCAGGGCGGGCACAGCGGCCCCCGTCCTGGTCAGCGACCGGGACCACGCGGGTGTCGTCCGGGTGGCCGGTGACCTCCAGGCCGACATCGAGCGCGTCACCGGTGTCCGCCCCGTTCTCTCGCGGGGTGCGACACCGAAGGGCCGCGAGATCGTCATCGTCGGAACCATCGGCCGCAGCCCTCTGATCGACGGGCTGATCGCTGCGGGCAAGCTCAACGTCTCCGGTATCAAGGGCAAGTGGGAGACCAGCCTCCAGACCGTCGTCGAGAAGCCGCTGCCCGGCGTGGACCGCGCCTTCGTGATCGCGGGCAGCGACCAGCGCGGCACGATCTACGGTACGTACGACGTCTCCCGGGGGATCGGCGTATCGCCCTGGTACTGGTGGGACGACGTCACCCCCGTACACCGGGACGGTCTGTACGTCCTGCCCGGCCGCCACACCCAGGGCACCCCGGCCGTGAAGTACCGCGGGTTCTTCATCAACGACGAGAACCCGGCGCTCGGCACGTGGGCACCGGCGTTCTTCGGCCCCGGCAAGGCCCCCGGCTTCGAGGGCGGCTTCAACGCCGACTTCTACGCCAAGATCTTCGAAGTGATGCTGCGCCTCAAGGCCAACTACCTCTGGCCGGCTGTCTGGGGCCGCGCGTTCGCCGAGGACGACCCGAAGAACCACGCCACCGCGAAGGCGTACGGGGTCGTCATGGGCACCTCGCACGAGGCGCCGATGATGCGCGGTATCGAGGAGTGGAACCGGCACGCCGTCGCCGCCGTCCGGGACGGCGCCGGCAACATCACTACCCCCGGACACGACCCCTACGGCGGCACCGGCGAGTGGTCGTTCCGGCGCAACGCCGAGGCGATCAAGGCGTACTGGGCCGACGGCATCCGCCGGATGAAGGACGAGGACTTCGAGGGCGTCGTCACCCTCGGCATGCGCGGCAACGGCGATGTCAGCCTGCCGGACGGCGACGGCATCGAGCTGATGACCGAGATCATCGCCACCCAGCGGCAGATCCTGGCCGAGGTCTCCGGCAAGGACGTCACCACGATTCCGCAGGTGTGGACCCTCTACAAGGAGGTCCAGCACTACTGGGACCGCGGCTTGCGGGTGCCCGACGACGTCACCGTCGTCCTCACCGACGACAACTGGGCCAACATCCGTAAGCTCCCCGACCTCAAGAACGATGCGCGCGAGGGTGGTTACGGCCTCTACTACCACTTCGACTACGTCGGGGTGGGCCGCAACTACAAGTGGGTGGACACCGCTTCGCTGCCGAACATGTGGGACCAGCTCCACCAGTCCGTCGCCTACGGGAACCACGGCCTCTGGGTCACCAACGTCGGCGACCTCAAGGGCAACGAACTGCCCACGCAGTTCTTCCTGGAGTACGCCTGGAACCCCGACCGCTGGACTCTCGACCGGCTGCCGGAGTGGGAGGAGCAGTACGCCCGGCAGAACTTCGGCGAGCAGCAGGCCGAGGACATCGCCGAGGTGCTCCGCAGGTACGCGCAACTGCAGTCCCGGCGCAAGCCCGAACTGCTCAACCGCAAGATCACCCTCGACCCGGCCAAGGACCCCGCCAAGGACGCGTCGGCGATCATCTACGACGACCAGGCCACTCCGTTCAGCCTGACCGACTACCGCGAGATGGAGCGCGTCACCGAGGAGTGGCAGCGGCTCGGTGCCGACGCCGAACGGATCAGCCGCAAGCTGCCCGCCTCCGTCCAGGACGCCTGGTACGAACTGGTCGGATACGAGGTGCAGGCCACCGCCAACCTCTACGCCCTGCGTGAGGCCGAGTTCAAGAACCTGCACTACGCGGCGCAGGGCCGGGCCCTCACCAACGATCTGGCGGCCGCCGCCGAGGCCCGACTCGCCGACGACCTGGCGCTGGCGGACCGCTTCAACACGAAGGTCGCCGACGGGAAGTGGCAGGGGTTCCAGACCCAGCCGCACATCGACTACGGCGATGTGGCCCGTTACGGGCCGAACGCCCCCTGGCAGCAGCCCGAGCTCAACAACGTCGCCATCAAGGACGTGCTGTTCCCCGCGGTCAAGCGCATCGACCTCCCGGCCGGCGCCGAGATGGGCGTGGCCGTCGACGGCTCGGACAAGTGGTGGCCCGAGGAGAGCACCCCGGCCGTGCTGCCGGCCTTCAGCCCGTACCAGAGCCAGGCAGCGCAGTACATCGAGGTGTTCAACCGGGGCGCCGCCCCGTTCGACTACCGGATCCGGACAGGGGCTTCCTGGCTCGTCGCCGACCGCGTCAGGGGCCGGGTCGACAAGCAGGACCGGATCACCTTCCGCGTCGACTGGTCACGGGCGCCCAAGGGTGTCACGGAGGTACCGATCACGGTCAGCGGTCCGGACGGCCGCCAGGTCGTCGTCCAGGCCGTGATCGACCACCCCAAGGAGCGGCGCTCGCAGCTCGAAGGGTTCGTCGAGGCCAACGGATACGTCTCCATCGAGGCGGACCACTACTCCCGTTCCGTCGGCGCCGGCGGAATCGCCTGGCAGCGCATCCCCGGTATCGGACGGACCGGCGCCGGCATGGAGCCCTTCCCGGTCACCGCCGCCCGCCAGAGTCCGGGCGGCGCCGGCCCGCGGCTGGAGTACCGGGTCAGCCTGTTCACCACCGGGCCGGTCACCGTGCACGCGTATCTGTCGCCCCGTAACAACGCGCTGGCGTCCGACGGCCTCACGTACGCCGTCTCCTTCGACGACGACGCGCCGCAGAGCGTGAACGTCACGGCGGTGACGGGATCCGACGACGGCACCATGAACGTCCAGTGGGCGCGCAACACCTCCGACAACGTCAACCGCACCAGTACGGTGCACCACATCGGCCGGGCCGGTGTGCATGTGCTGAAATTCTGGATGGTCGACCCGACGGTGGTGCTGCAGAACCTGGTGGTCGACACCGGCGGCCTCAAGCCCAGCTACCTGGGCCCGCAGGAGAGTCTCCGGCTGAAGTGA
- a CDS encoding glycoside hydrolase family 3 N-terminal domain-containing protein — protein MAIPPAPHAHQASRPTAVDGPWRDPSLTPETRVADLVARMTLEEKAAQLYGVWVGADVDGDGVAPHQNDMVDPVDWDELTTRGLGQLTRPFGTAPVDPGVGAVSLARAQERIAEAGRFGIPALAHEECLAGFTAWGATAYPVPLSWGAAWNPELVTEMAHRIGRDMRSVGIHQGLAPVLDVVRDLRWGRVEETIGEDPYLVATIGTAYVRGLESAGIVATLKHFAGYAASAGARNLSPVRAGAREMADVVLPPFEMALREGGARSVMHSYAEIDGVPAAADPALLTELLRDTWGFDGTVVADYFGIGFLETLHKVAADRGDAARLALTAGVDVELPTVRSYGDELVAAVRNGSVAEELVDRALNRVLLQKCELGLLDPEWSPLPAALIGADPEQARATVDLDPPENRALARQLAEQAVVLLANPGDALPLRGDGRIAVVGPRADDALAMLGCYSFPSHVGVSHPEVPMGIDIPTVLEALRGEFPGADIGSAAGCDVDGTDTSGIEAAAELARRSDVCVAVLGDRAGLFGRGTSGEGCDAADLALPGVQGELLDALLATGTPVILVLLTGRPYALGRWADRTAATVQAFFPGEEGGPALAGVLSGRVNPSGRLPVGVPHGPGGQPWTYLQPPLGLASGVSNLDPTPLYPFGHGLSYTSFEWDAGAAAPAELPTDGSTDIELTVRNSGDREGAEVVQLYVHDPVAQTTRPESRLIGYARVQLAAGQARRVRFHFHADLVSFTGIGGRRIVEPGDLELRLATSSAADDVKQTVKLRLTGPERTVDHRRRLVCDTSIELI, from the coding sequence ATGGCAATCCCCCCTGCCCCGCATGCCCACCAGGCCTCCCGGCCCACCGCCGTCGACGGCCCGTGGCGCGACCCTTCACTCACCCCCGAGACACGGGTGGCCGACCTCGTCGCCCGGATGACGCTGGAGGAGAAGGCCGCGCAGCTGTACGGAGTCTGGGTGGGCGCCGACGTGGACGGTGACGGGGTCGCACCGCACCAGAACGACATGGTCGACCCGGTCGACTGGGACGAACTCACCACGCGCGGCCTCGGCCAGCTGACCAGGCCGTTCGGTACCGCCCCGGTGGACCCCGGCGTCGGCGCCGTCTCCCTGGCCCGCGCCCAGGAGCGGATCGCGGAGGCCGGCCGGTTCGGTATCCCGGCGCTCGCCCACGAGGAGTGCCTCGCGGGCTTCACCGCCTGGGGCGCCACCGCCTACCCCGTCCCGCTGTCCTGGGGAGCCGCCTGGAACCCGGAGCTGGTCACCGAGATGGCCCACCGCATCGGCCGCGACATGCGGTCGGTGGGCATCCACCAGGGGCTGGCACCCGTCCTCGACGTGGTGCGCGACCTGCGCTGGGGCCGGGTGGAGGAGACGATCGGCGAGGACCCGTACCTGGTCGCCACCATCGGCACCGCGTACGTCCGCGGCCTGGAATCAGCCGGGATCGTCGCCACTCTCAAGCACTTCGCCGGATACGCCGCCTCGGCGGGTGCCCGCAACCTCTCTCCGGTCCGGGCCGGTGCGCGCGAGATGGCCGACGTCGTCCTCCCGCCCTTCGAGATGGCACTGCGGGAAGGCGGCGCCCGCTCGGTGATGCACTCGTACGCCGAGATCGACGGTGTTCCCGCGGCGGCCGACCCGGCGCTGCTCACCGAACTGCTCAGGGACACCTGGGGGTTCGACGGCACTGTCGTCGCCGACTACTTCGGCATCGGCTTCCTGGAGACACTGCACAAGGTCGCCGCGGACCGCGGCGACGCCGCCCGCCTCGCGCTGACCGCCGGGGTCGACGTGGAACTGCCCACCGTCCGCAGCTACGGCGATGAGCTCGTCGCCGCCGTACGGAACGGCTCCGTGGCCGAGGAGCTGGTCGACCGGGCGCTGAACCGGGTCCTGCTGCAGAAGTGCGAACTCGGACTGCTCGACCCGGAATGGTCGCCGCTGCCTGCCGCGTTGATCGGGGCCGACCCCGAGCAGGCGCGTGCCACGGTGGACCTCGACCCGCCGGAGAACCGGGCACTCGCCCGGCAACTGGCCGAGCAGGCCGTCGTGCTGCTCGCCAACCCCGGCGACGCCCTGCCGTTGCGCGGCGACGGCCGGATCGCGGTCGTCGGGCCGCGGGCCGACGACGCGCTGGCCATGCTCGGTTGCTACTCCTTCCCCAGCCACGTCGGGGTCTCGCACCCCGAGGTGCCGATGGGGATCGACATTCCGACCGTGCTCGAAGCGCTGCGGGGGGAGTTCCCCGGCGCGGACATCGGCTCGGCGGCCGGCTGCGACGTGGACGGCACGGACACCTCCGGCATCGAGGCGGCGGCCGAACTCGCCCGCCGCAGCGACGTGTGCGTCGCCGTGCTCGGCGACCGGGCCGGGCTGTTCGGCCGCGGCACCTCCGGTGAGGGCTGCGACGCCGCCGACCTCGCCCTGCCCGGTGTCCAGGGCGAGCTGCTCGACGCACTGCTGGCCACCGGAACCCCGGTGATCCTGGTGCTGCTGACGGGCCGTCCGTATGCGCTGGGCCGCTGGGCGGACCGGACGGCTGCCACCGTGCAGGCGTTCTTCCCCGGCGAGGAGGGCGGTCCGGCACTGGCTGGTGTGCTCTCCGGCCGGGTGAACCCCTCCGGCCGGCTGCCGGTCGGTGTCCCGCACGGCCCGGGCGGCCAGCCGTGGACGTATCTGCAACCGCCGCTGGGGCTGGCGAGCGGGGTCAGCAACCTGGACCCGACGCCGCTCTACCCCTTCGGACACGGTCTGTCGTACACCTCGTTCGAGTGGGACGCCGGCGCAGCTGCCCCGGCCGAGCTCCCCACCGACGGCTCCACCGACATCGAACTCACCGTCCGCAACAGCGGGGACCGCGAAGGCGCCGAGGTGGTGCAGCTCTACGTGCACGACCCGGTCGCCCAGACCACCCGCCCGGAATCGCGGCTGATCGGGTACGCCCGGGTGCAGCTCGCCGCCGGGCAGGCCCGACGCGTGCGGTTCCACTTCCATGCCGATCTGGTGTCCTTCACCGGTATCGGCGGCCGGCGGATCGTCGAACCCGGCGATCTCGAACTGCGGCTCGCGACATCCAGCGCGGCCGACGACGTCAAGCAGACCGTGAAGCTGCGGCTCACCGGTCCCGAGCGCACGGTCGATCACCGGCGCCGCCTCGTCTGCGACACGTCGATCGAACTGATCTGA
- a CDS encoding endo-1,4-beta-xylanase: MRKATQAAVVGTAAAALLVSTFTVAASATPENAAHHTKPKSDAAARTLGALGKRADLRIGTAVDMSALASDAAYRAKAAGEFSSVTPENVMKWEAVEPQRGTYNWAPADELVDFAKENGQLVRGHTLVWHSQLPAWLNNGDFTADELREILHKHITDEVTHFKGKIWQWDVVNEAFNDDGTMRDSIWLQKLGPGYIADAFRWAHQADPKATLFINDYNIEGVNAKSTALYKLVTQLRKEHVPVHGVGIQGHLDVQYSAPHDIATNMKRFDDLGLETAITEADVRIPMPADNTELEAQAEAYDVLLRGCLLTEHCTDFTVWGFTDKYSWVPGVFTGEGAANILDENYKAKAAYNAMSQDLTLAAGRD; this comes from the coding sequence ATGCGCAAGGCAACTCAGGCTGCCGTCGTCGGCACCGCCGCCGCAGCCCTGCTGGTCTCCACGTTCACCGTCGCCGCCAGCGCCACCCCCGAGAACGCCGCCCACCACACCAAGCCGAAGAGCGACGCGGCGGCCAGGACCCTCGGCGCCCTCGGCAAGCGCGCCGACCTGCGGATCGGCACGGCGGTCGACATGTCGGCGCTCGCCTCCGACGCGGCCTACCGGGCCAAGGCCGCGGGGGAGTTCTCCTCGGTCACCCCGGAGAACGTCATGAAGTGGGAGGCCGTCGAGCCGCAGCGCGGCACGTACAACTGGGCCCCCGCCGACGAGTTGGTGGACTTCGCCAAGGAGAACGGCCAGCTGGTCCGGGGCCACACCCTGGTCTGGCACAGCCAGCTGCCCGCCTGGCTGAACAACGGCGACTTCACGGCCGATGAGCTGCGGGAGATCCTGCACAAGCACATCACCGACGAGGTGACCCACTTCAAGGGCAAGATCTGGCAGTGGGACGTCGTCAACGAGGCCTTCAACGACGACGGCACCATGCGCGACAGCATCTGGCTGCAGAAGCTCGGCCCCGGCTACATCGCCGACGCCTTCCGCTGGGCGCACCAGGCCGACCCCAAGGCCACGCTCTTCATCAACGACTACAACATCGAGGGCGTCAACGCGAAGAGCACCGCCCTCTACAAGCTCGTCACGCAGCTCCGCAAGGAGCACGTGCCGGTTCACGGCGTCGGCATCCAGGGACACCTGGACGTCCAGTACAGCGCCCCGCACGACATCGCCACCAACATGAAGCGCTTCGACGACCTCGGGCTGGAGACCGCGATCACCGAGGCCGACGTCCGCATCCCGATGCCCGCCGACAACACCGAGCTGGAGGCGCAGGCGGAGGCCTACGACGTACTGCTGCGGGGCTGCCTGCTGACCGAGCACTGCACCGACTTCACGGTGTGGGGCTTCACCGACAAGTACTCCTGGGTTCCCGGCGTCTTCACGGGTGAGGGCGCGGCGAACATCCTCGACGAGAACTACAAGGCCAAGGCCGCGTACAACGCGATGAGCCAGGACCTGACGCTGGCCGCGGGCAGGGACTGA
- a CDS encoding NADH:flavin oxidoreductase/NADH oxidase has protein sequence MSVLFEPCTLRSLVIPNRVWMAPMCQYSAEAVGPNAGVATDWHFAHLAARAVGGTGLILTEATAVSPEGRISPADLGIWNDTQVAALRRITTFIKGQGSVAGIQLAHAGRKASTAAPWLGGGPVGPDEHGWQPVAPSPLPFDEGHPVPHELTVAEIHGVVDQFREAARRALDAGFKVAEVHGAHGYLVGQFLSPHSNRRTDEYGGSFDNRVRFALQVVDAVREVWPEDLPVFFRISATDWLTENDEDDREGWTVDETVRLAKELQAHGVDLLDVSSGGNAPNARITPGPGFQVPFAARVREETSLPVAAVGLITEPQQAEKIVADGQADAVLLGRELLRSPSWAQHAARELGGEVHKPAQYLRAV, from the coding sequence GTGAGTGTCCTGTTCGAGCCCTGCACCTTGAGGTCGCTTGTCATACCCAACCGGGTGTGGATGGCGCCCATGTGTCAGTACAGCGCGGAAGCGGTGGGGCCGAATGCAGGCGTCGCGACCGACTGGCACTTCGCCCACCTCGCGGCACGCGCCGTCGGCGGGACCGGTCTCATCCTCACCGAGGCGACGGCCGTCAGCCCTGAGGGCCGGATCAGCCCCGCCGACCTCGGTATCTGGAACGACACCCAGGTGGCCGCCCTCCGGCGGATCACCACTTTCATCAAGGGCCAAGGCTCCGTCGCCGGCATTCAGCTCGCCCACGCCGGCCGCAAGGCATCGACCGCTGCCCCCTGGCTGGGTGGAGGGCCCGTGGGACCGGACGAGCACGGCTGGCAGCCCGTCGCCCCCAGCCCGCTCCCGTTCGACGAGGGCCACCCCGTTCCGCACGAGCTGACCGTGGCCGAGATCCACGGCGTCGTCGACCAGTTCCGCGAAGCCGCTCGACGGGCGCTCGACGCGGGCTTCAAGGTCGCCGAGGTGCACGGAGCCCACGGGTATCTCGTCGGACAGTTCCTCTCCCCGCACAGCAACCGGCGCACGGACGAGTACGGCGGCAGCTTCGACAACCGCGTCCGGTTCGCCCTGCAGGTCGTCGACGCCGTACGCGAGGTATGGCCCGAGGACCTGCCCGTCTTCTTCCGGATCTCGGCCACGGACTGGCTCACCGAGAACGACGAGGACGACCGTGAGGGCTGGACCGTCGACGAGACGGTACGGCTGGCCAAGGAGCTGCAGGCCCACGGCGTCGACCTGCTGGACGTCTCCAGCGGCGGCAACGCTCCGAACGCCCGCATCACGCCGGGACCCGGATTCCAGGTCCCCTTCGCCGCCCGGGTGCGCGAGGAGACCTCGCTGCCCGTCGCGGCCGTGGGACTGATCACCGAGCCGCAGCAGGCGGAGAAGATCGTGGCCGACGGGCAGGCCGACGCCGTGCTCCTCGGGCGGGAGCTGCTGCGGAGCCCGTCATGGGCGCAGCACGCGGCGCGCGAACTGGGCGGCGAGGTCCACAAGCCCGCCCAGTACCTTCGAGCCGTCTGA
- a CDS encoding sodium:solute symporter family protein has product MAWLDWAALGGYFLVMLLIGLWSHRRVGDVSDYFTGGGRMPWWLSGISHHMSGYSAAVFVAYAAIAYSYGITVYIWAFLPLAFGTAVGAWLFAPRWNRLRQRYAVASPLEYLAKRYNVPTQQALAWSGALLKVFDVAAKWASVAVLLNVFTGMSMTAGILITGVVTLLYCTVGGLWADALTDFGQFVIQGIAALAMVWVVLDRLGDGISGLGTIWHKLPEGHGHPLVGPYTATFLGAYVVVKLFEYNGGMWNLAQRYMATDTPQAARRSAGLSALLYVIWPAVLLFPPVAAAVLLPDITDPQKVYALMAESYLPAGLVGLTLAGMFSHTMAMASSDANAVSAVVTRDIIPAVVRRAKELPPATGLFIARVCTVVFITVSMLVAIEADHFGGVLGIIVGLVAAVMGPISIPMLLGLLPLFRKCGPRAALSSWALGLLGYVLVKFVLESTDQTVIIVTPLVTSLVVYVVVGLLSPEPDATADAIVAAVSPAPDGDNEPVAVAVPQAAVPGASD; this is encoded by the coding sequence ATGGCTTGGCTAGACTGGGCCGCCCTCGGCGGCTATTTCCTGGTGATGCTGCTCATCGGCCTCTGGTCGCACCGCCGCGTCGGTGATGTGAGCGACTACTTCACCGGTGGCGGCCGGATGCCCTGGTGGCTGTCCGGCATCTCCCACCACATGTCCGGTTACAGCGCCGCCGTGTTCGTCGCCTACGCGGCCATCGCGTACAGCTACGGCATCACGGTCTACATATGGGCGTTCCTGCCGCTCGCCTTCGGCACCGCCGTGGGTGCCTGGTTGTTCGCGCCGCGCTGGAACCGGCTGAGGCAGCGATACGCGGTCGCCTCGCCGCTCGAATATCTGGCCAAGCGCTACAACGTGCCCACCCAGCAGGCGCTCGCCTGGAGCGGCGCTCTGCTCAAGGTGTTCGACGTGGCCGCCAAGTGGGCGTCCGTCGCCGTGCTGCTCAATGTGTTCACCGGCATGTCGATGACGGCCGGCATCCTGATCACCGGCGTGGTCACCCTGCTCTACTGCACGGTGGGCGGGCTCTGGGCCGATGCGCTCACCGACTTCGGGCAGTTCGTCATCCAGGGCATCGCGGCGCTCGCCATGGTCTGGGTGGTGCTGGACCGTCTGGGCGACGGCATCTCCGGTCTCGGCACGATCTGGCACAAGCTGCCCGAGGGACACGGCCACCCGCTGGTCGGCCCCTACACCGCCACCTTCCTCGGTGCGTACGTCGTCGTGAAGCTCTTCGAGTACAACGGCGGCATGTGGAACCTGGCCCAGCGCTACATGGCCACGGACACCCCGCAGGCCGCCCGCCGTTCGGCCGGGCTCTCCGCGCTGCTGTACGTGATCTGGCCCGCGGTCCTGCTGTTCCCGCCCGTCGCCGCGGCCGTGCTGCTGCCGGACATCACCGACCCGCAGAAGGTCTACGCACTGATGGCGGAGTCGTACCTGCCGGCCGGACTGGTGGGTCTGACGCTCGCCGGGATGTTCTCGCACACCATGGCCATGGCCTCGTCGGACGCCAACGCCGTCTCCGCGGTGGTCACCCGGGACATCATCCCGGCGGTCGTGCGCCGCGCCAAGGAACTGCCGCCTGCGACCGGACTGTTCATCGCCCGCGTGTGCACGGTCGTGTTCATCACCGTGAGCATGCTCGTCGCCATCGAGGCGGATCACTTCGGCGGGGTGCTGGGCATCATCGTCGGTCTGGTCGCGGCCGTGATGGGGCCGATCTCCATCCCCATGCTGCTGGGACTGCTGCCACTCTTCCGCAAGTGCGGGCCGCGCGCCGCCCTGTCCTCCTGGGCGCTGGGGCTGCTGGGCTACGTCCTGGTGAAGTTCGTGCTGGAGAGCACGGATCAGACCGTCATCATCGTCACGCCGCTGGTGACCTCGCTGGTGGTGTACGTGGTGGTCGGCCTGCTCAGCCCGGAGCCCGACGCGACGGCCGACGCGATCGTGGCCGCGGTGTCGCCCGCCCCTGACGGCGACAACGAACCGGTGGCTGTCGCGGTGCCGCAGGCCGCCGTTCCCGGTGCCTCGGACTGA
- a CDS encoding glucarate dehydratase family protein, giving the protein MTGGLRIHAVKITPVAFRDPALLNAVGVHEPYALRAIVEVDTGEGLVGLGETYADEGHLRRLRAAADALIGMDVYALGAMHRKVAEVLAADNGVGGSGLTGMITTSSAVDRVFSPFEVACLDLQGKAAGRPVSDLLGGAVRESVPFSAYLFYKWAAHPGQEPDDWGAALDPDAIVAQARRMISEYGFTAIKLKGGVRPPAEEVEAVLALREAFPGVPLRLDPNAAWSVETSVEVARRLEGVLEYLEDPTPELDGMAQVARQTPIPLATNMCVVAFEHLAPAVEQGSVQVVLSDHHYWGGLHRSKLLSGICDNFAMGLSMHSNSHLGISLAAMTHLAAATPNLTYACDTHWPWKTEEVVEPGVLTFTDGSVRVPQGPGLGVELDHDALARLHEQYLKCGLRNRDDTGYMQRIDPHYEKKTPRW; this is encoded by the coding sequence GTGACGGGCGGCCTCCGGATCCACGCAGTGAAGATCACCCCGGTCGCCTTCCGTGACCCGGCGCTGCTCAACGCGGTCGGCGTGCACGAACCGTACGCCCTGCGTGCGATCGTCGAGGTGGACACCGGCGAAGGCCTCGTCGGCCTCGGCGAGACCTATGCCGACGAAGGTCATCTGCGCCGGCTGCGGGCGGCTGCGGACGCCCTCATCGGAATGGACGTGTACGCGCTCGGAGCCATGCACCGCAAGGTCGCCGAAGTCCTGGCCGCGGACAACGGAGTCGGTGGCTCCGGACTCACCGGGATGATCACCACCAGCAGCGCCGTGGACCGGGTGTTCTCCCCGTTCGAAGTGGCCTGTCTGGACCTACAGGGCAAGGCTGCCGGTCGCCCGGTCAGTGACCTGCTCGGCGGAGCGGTACGCGAATCCGTGCCGTTCAGCGCGTACCTGTTCTACAAGTGGGCGGCGCACCCGGGACAGGAGCCGGACGACTGGGGTGCGGCACTGGATCCGGATGCCATCGTCGCCCAGGCGCGCCGGATGATCTCCGAGTACGGCTTCACCGCGATCAAGCTCAAGGGCGGTGTCCGGCCGCCCGCGGAGGAGGTCGAGGCGGTCCTCGCACTGCGCGAGGCCTTCCCCGGCGTACCGCTGCGGCTCGATCCCAACGCCGCTTGGAGCGTGGAGACATCGGTCGAGGTGGCCCGCCGACTCGAGGGTGTCCTCGAGTACCTGGAGGACCCGACGCCCGAGCTGGACGGCATGGCGCAGGTGGCACGGCAGACGCCGATCCCGCTGGCCACCAACATGTGCGTGGTCGCGTTCGAGCATCTGGCGCCCGCGGTCGAGCAGGGGTCGGTCCAGGTCGTGCTCTCGGACCACCACTACTGGGGCGGCCTGCACCGCTCCAAGCTGCTGTCCGGCATCTGCGACAACTTCGCCATGGGGCTGTCCATGCACTCCAACTCGCATCTGGGGATCAGCCTGGCCGCGATGACCCATCTGGCGGCCGCCACGCCGAACCTCACCTACGCCTGTGACACCCACTGGCCGTGGAAGACCGAGGAAGTCGTGGAACCGGGCGTACTGACGTTCACCGACGGGTCAGTGCGGGTTCCGCAGGGGCCGGGGCTCGGCGTCGAACTCGACCACGACGCGCTCGCCCGCCTGCACGAGCAGTACCTCAAGTGCGGTCTGCGCAACCGGGACGACACCGGTTACATGCAGCGGATCGACCCCCACTACGAGAAGAAGACTCCGCGCTGGTGA